The Homalodisca vitripennis isolate AUS2020 chromosome 7, UT_GWSS_2.1, whole genome shotgun sequence DNA segment GAAGGTTAATTAAGATTCTATCAatagataaaatatcaaaatttgtgtATGTTTCACCAATAAAACACGTTATAAtccgaataaaaatattattatgtatcttCCGTCAACCTTTTATTATGCAGCAAAAAGGAAAGTACATACAAACCgtagtgaaaaatatttagctgTGTCTTCCGACCAACATTGTGTACGTCACAAGTCATTCCTTATGTTACATAAAACAACAAATAGTTTGTTAAGATTTTTATCtagataattttttcattttgtgaaaTAAGATTGAAGGTGTTCATGACTTCAATATTAACTACGAGTGTTCTAGTATTTAGAAAAccacaaaatattacataaacttaGGGAATAGTCTTATGTTACTCAATATATTGTTACATGATGGATTTAAAGTGCAATAGCAATATTATAGCAGGAAGATTCaatataatattcagtttgtaaaattaaaatgaatttcaatAATTCCAATTGGACACTGAATTAGTCCTGACTCACTAATGCATCTTTgataattttaagtgaaatataacctaaaatgtttttgtatgtttagttataaatagatatttaattataaaaccagcagtagaaattacattttgattgttaataataaatttaatatagtataataatatattaatttgtcagttaatactaaacattttcctttttttataaattgtgtgcATTATTTCATAACCTATACAAAGTATGTTGAatgatgtatttatttgtaacagttggtataaatttaaagagtgtaaataaataagggtgatattatacatttatgtgtAAGTAATTTACGAATTCGCAGTCACAACGACAATTATCAAGGCGTAGTAGTGTtctttttgtatcaataattgtTCTGAACAACACAAACACAGAGGCGATGAAGTCGGATATACCTCCGGTAATGAACGCAGGGATACCGCCTACCCCACAGAATGAATGTCTGTTAGGGAATAATGGCAAACAGAAACCACGACAGATGATATCTTGAGGAACTTCATCTTTCTATTCACATCATTAAAAAATATCGTTTTTTAAACACCAAgtctttacaaaaacattatgcAAAATAGTTAGTGTGTTAAgtttatatgaaacatttaacCACGTAATTTTAAAACACGTTATATCCTGCATGGTCTAGTAGCGTGGATGAGGGATATCTTTGAATCCAGAtatggaattataatttaaataagataatttatacttaaatattgtgAATACCTTTAAtctataattcataaaatatcaatatcataGTTTACTTTTAaggatattaattaatttttgaaattggttaACTGATCAATGGAACTTAttctgtaaaatttattgttatcttaTTAAACTTTTGAAACTATACTGtaagtttaatgtttttgttgataaatgtaaaataaaaatgtttaaagggaTACAGTGAAaagaaaattatctaaaaacacgTTTTGCAATACACACTTAGATATCtgattatactcgtatatatatttactacacCACTAAAATGTGTGCTAAAGTACTTTACAAATGTTACACAACAGCACTGTTATCACATTAATATAAATTCGTGGTTTTTATAAAGAACGTAACCTACCGACCTGGGGTGAGAAGAATACCTTGTGCCCATGGTAAATCTATGGGGAACGAACTTGCTTGTATGgctcaaaaatacatttacaaaactttttacgGCTTTTTACAAATCCAGATATTGCAGGTTGCAGATATGACAATATTTACTATTGCACCATTTTATACTATTACaccaattaaaatgtattacctaTTTAATATCCTAGAGTACACAAGTGTGAGTAAACTGCTTCAAGTAGTACCATTTATGATTAACTACTGTCTAGTAGAAATGTTGcggttatatttataataaaaattaatgactacaacaaaatatttctacATGTTTATTCATTTCAACGGCATAaccattttaaagaataaaaatacactgagaacatttgtaataaaataactaacaGGTAAACTATACTACATATTATGAAGCTAggtataatgataaaaattgtaacataaatatatgcAATGCTTTGCAAagatagaaaatattgaaattagatgatatttttatgGAATTCATTTTTGTACATACTTAATTACTGTGGATTTTTTAAGACTTCGTGAAACGTACTAGTGCAAAGAGATATTGTGTTCAGATCTGTTAGTGGAGGTGGAAAGAGATAAAAACCATGTTTAGTGACAGCTGGTGTAATTGAATCTGAATCTGGCCCGTTGTTTTTGTCAAGATATGGTTCTGTTAACTCTATTAATTGCAACATTAGGCTATCTATTCTTACACTTCTATGAACTTACAGATGATTgcgttttatgtttaaaacagtaTGTATGTTATCTACAGTTCATTGACTATATATTCTTAATTGACTTTGCAAAATGCTTTGAACGAGAATATCTGTAGTTTTGAGCAActgctattaaatattttttgaaacttacAAGAAGTAAGCtatggtaatttattatgttgaacaataatcattaaaatagatatatttctACGAAATAAAGCAACATAGCCTTTTAATCTTATAGTATTAGGTTAACATAGTACAGCAAattcatttaacttttataataaatctgaaaataaCTGCTCTGGTAGACTTTTAGATCACCaaatacgtattttaaaaattgactgcttaaattaaaatatattttaaaagtttgaactgtaaaatatttaagagaaatcccataaatattgttaatataagtaGTTCTAAATTATCATTCCAAAGATTGAATTTgcttataaatctttaaaaacttataagcacttatatataacttataagtCAGATGATCCCAGTGAACACCTACAGTGAAGTGGGGACAAGTATCCTATCTCGTGAGACATCTAGAGAGGGTGGTGGTGAGAGAGGGTGTGAAATGTTGACATAGGTGAGGGTTCTTCAACGTCTACAGGTTCcttagtgtaaacaaaatgggTAAACCTCGTAAGTacagtattatataaatgtcGTTTGATGACGAAATGTAGCTAAAGATATACCGTGGAAAAAAAgagttattgtaaatttaaaatttcaatacaatgcATGGCAtggaaaaatatcatttgaactgtaaatgtaaacatttattaatggTATTTAAATAATCTCGTAAAAGATATATAGACCTTGGATATTTGTTTCATTCAGGAACCTtaccttaataaaaaacaatctaatgTTTGAATTCTTTTAGTAATCTTTAAGAAGGTCAGGGAGAAACAAAGATGTTGAGGATAATATTGAACGCTTTCGAGACGTCAACTAATAATATAAACGCTCCCTATCCGCAGAACCTGTATGCACAACTCTGCAGGtagataatataaaactaattacaaagattttgtgtttttaagatCAAAACAATTTGTcattaaactgttaattttatttgaCGTGAAGTACCccagaaagtttttttttatataggctaTTGAATGTTGGAATTTCCTTAAACATTTGTAAGTTGTGTTGTAGAATTATTAAAGTACATAGAATCAGAGTTGTTTCAATATCAAATTACTAGGAGGGTTTAGTCTGGAGATGAGGGGGTGCTGTTCCCTGCCTGCATTGAGGGTGGAACTGAGTTGGGCTTCCCTTCGTTCAAGCATATACGTCTGAGATCTAGCCTGTTATGCCTCCTTACGTGTTTCGAAAATAGGTGGCCCTATCCTTTTCTTACCGATTCTGAATATCCTGGATCTATGGAGGCAAGCAAAAAAGTCCTACAACTATTTGCAATGATAGGTTTCCCAGATTATTGTCCCAAGTAAACATAAAGCAATATATTAAaaggatatttttgttttcttagacGAAAGAAATGTTATATATAGGAGAAGGTGATTTTTATGATTAATCagtttgaaaaaatttacatattctcTTACACTTAAAGTTCATTTCGATTATAAACAACGCCTTAcctattttatgttataaaatataaattttacttcaatgtacatattaaatttagtttaataaattaagagTAGCAACTGACTTGAAATGCTTTTACATTTGTGTATTGAATCTGTAACTTTTACCTTTTAATTGGGCTTTTtgtttaaaatcttcattaaaattcCACATAACTTTTAGaatctaaatggtaaatttatttatagggTATCACTCTAttatcaaaatttctttatttgaatcAAACTGTACTTAACAAATTCAGCGCCAGGGCATATGACACAATTCATTTAGCACGGGCCATTAGGTTTTTCCATATATTAACAGTCAGGGCCATGTGTATCAAAAATGATACACGCCCCATGTTACCAAGTGGGCCGCGTGTATCATTTCTGATACATACGTCAGTTTCTAGTTTGAGCCATATATATCAAAATTGAGCTCTTCTACAATGCTTTTAACACTATAGACTGAATCTCATGGCCCAGGCCTACCACAGAACCCGGCCAGTTCCGGCCCAGGACGTCAGATTACTTTTTAGATCACAGGTTTCTAATGAAGTACATACACTCTAtttctaaacatgttttattatacaaatgtctATATACgactggtaaaatataaaatgagtacctataaaataaaagatcattAGTTGAGctgctaaaataaaaactgtaagttttcGTGAATAGTGTTTGTTGTTGAAACACGTACGGCACATGTAGGAATTTCCTTCGCAAGTGTCACATACCGTGTAAACTTGTTTCTGTTCCAAAACCTGTCAATTTATATTCATGCTACCTTGCAGTCCTCTTCCTtttcttctctttattttttccctttccttCTGTTTGAGACTCTTGATAATTTTCTTCTTCGTCATCTTCATCAAAATCATCATCGCTATTATTATCTTCATCTTTTTCACAATAATTCTCTTCCTCTTTATTTTCTTCCTCGCTAGTGTCACCCGTTTTGTCTATTTCATCTTTGTCTTGTTCAGTTTCGTTCTCAGTAACTttcctgttattatttttttttttgtggtcaACTTTATGTTTCTTCATACTTCTTgcttgaatttttctttttttcagttGCCCATTTTACAGCTTTCTTTCTTTTTcggtagtttttcttttttagtagtttttcatATTCACTATCTTCACTAGTCACGTCATCTCTGGCTGTAATTGAAGGTCCTGCTACATTGTCTTGATCACCTTGTCTTTCAAATCGTTTTTCAAATAGTCCACTGAATCGTGGTTTTCGAGTGTCACTATAATCACTGTCCACACTTGGATGATATTCCGGATCACGATCAGAGTCAAATACTTCGCTTTCCCCACTCAAATTAACATCACTATCATCTTCATTTGGCTCTCGTAAAAATCTGTCAATTTTTCTTGGAGTCAAATTGTCACCTTTGCATACATCATCATCtttttttgtagaattattttCCTCCATTTTCTAACAGTAATAAATCAGCATGTCAACCAGAAAAACAGGgctatttgtaaaattcaagtatcgtaatacaaaaattatcaagtgTGCAAAAATGATACACATGGCCCCTACCAACAAAATTTAGTTGATTGTCACAGTCTGGGCCACATGTATCATTTTTGCACAGACATGAAAAATTAATGTACTGCCAATACTGTTCGTCtgatttcaaaaagaattatagtACTGTGTTTCTAAAAGCAATCTTGATCTTAAATCGCACTTGGCCCCTGacggtaaaaatgaaaattttaactcGGCCCCTGCCTAAACAGCTTTGTGTATCATAAATGATACACATGGCCCACAACGTTACTGCTGGTGTGTATCATTTATGATACACATGGCGCTGAATGTGTTAAGGGCGAATTTAGGCCCCTAAGGCCCTGCCTAATATCCTCAAGTTACGTCAagtcaaaactaaatatatgataCCGAGAATGCCACAAAATCCTTCTCAACAAATGTTGCTCGCAAAACGGcgtataacaaatacaaattaagaagCTTCAAGCCGAGACATTGATTCATAAAATAACAACTTCTTAACCAGAAGCACGTGTAGCTGTACTGCTGGCTTCAacaatctacaaaaaaaaaaaaaaaaaaaaaaaaaaaaaaaaaaaaaaaaaaaaaaaaaaaaaggaagaaCTCAATTAACTTAATCATTCACTGTACAATAAGTTAgtactaatattaaaaagaattaatcggcgtattgattatttattatgcGAACCATGTATACTTACGGATAAAGCTTGCCGGACTTAGCATCGAGGCTAAGACATAATAATATAGTCTAATATCCATTTACCACTCATCCCAGAAGTGATTGTTTAATTGAGTTATTTACAGAAAACAAGAGCATTCCTGAATATTGTTTTACCGTACtatcaaatatgaaatataccgTATGTATAAAGGCGAGATTCATAACAATGCTAAGCCAAATTTAATTAACTTCAGATCTATTTACCATTTGATGTTAAAACAGTTAacgaacattttttttaaataaaccatataTTTTTGGTTCGAATGCGGAAGTTCTTTATATTAAAACTGCAAATACTAGTTAGAATATAAGAAAAATGCTAGAATGTaacaacattttcttattttaggcACATATTTAGTACAGGGAAATCATATATAGTATTATAAGAGTGTGagttcttatttaaatataaggtttTGGGTTCTCAATACAAGAATACGTTACTGTTCAGCATTACTCCATTTCCTCCTTTTTCTTAGTGCAGTGACTGGATTCTGCCACTGTTACAAACATCTCTCCTGaattctggagtcatgtttgtctgaaaatttaaaaaaagaataggtgacgaagaagctcaaaatgaactcttcacATAGTTTCGAGGTCAGAGActcttacaataaaataaatagtgtaatgGATGAAGATGTATTCTCACTGTCTCAAAGGTGCACTGCGATGTGAACCGGAGCCTAAGTCGACATACACGTTGAATAAgcccttccaaccatagctacgttataacTACGTTATACTACGTTTTAAACAAGTATTCTACGTAaactttgttattgacgataaatgatttgaaagaataatggATGTTGGGTATGATTGTATTTGCCAGTCTTCCATTGCCTCTGGTGGTTCGGGAATGCGTTGTTTAGTGAGCCTGTTATTTGCAGACATACTTTTGCATTTACTCCAGCCAAACTTGGTCATTAGGAATATGTTTGAGTGTATTTTTGGACTTGCATTGTTTTTTAACCTAATTTTGGAAAGTCTGTCacattttaatttgagttttttatgagtaaaattaTGTCTTAAAAGATTTTACATATAAAGAAGATAACAAATTTAcgtatctcgaaacgtagtgctttttatttaattaatataagattaaaaatagcaaatgtCTGAAAACCTGCTATTCGTTCAAGATCAAGATTTCAATGGAAAATTGGTGCATTGAATTATCAGGTACGTAGTATGTGTTTTGCTTATCATTCCTAATGTGGAGAAAATATTGTAACAGTGTTAGATCACCTATACGCCTTTATCTTAACATAATCCTTTTAAAATAATCTGCCACACTCGATATTTCGTTCAGCCAACTCTTCTACTGCAGTCTTTAGCATTTAGGCGAGCACTTTAAGTTTGCCGTGAACTAATTTCCTGGTCTCAAAGTGTCTGCCAAAATGCATTGTGTCTCACCGTCGTCACGTAGACAAGTCAGCCTTAATTGTCTGTTAGGAACTCATTAGAACAGTTTAAATAAAGCATTGCTTCgaagagagtaatttttaaataatttctccATCCTCCTAACTTCCGTTACAGTTTACGCATCTTTATAaacgaagtttcatgcaaaaattgAATTGTGAGTCCGAATCCTTCTCGAGATATCCTCCTGATATatccaaaattaagaaaattatatgcaAGGACACGCAATATCGTTGGACTTTCCAATGTGAAAATTAGTATgtacagaatatttttagtataggtTTTTACATTTAGAAGTTACTGatgttatattagaaaaataacactttttgtaGTTATAGACACAAAATTAATCGACAAAAGTTTGTATTGCAATAAAGTTGTATTTCTGTTCATTACACGTctaatttacaacataattttacaaaagaagtgTTATTTATCCAAAATAGGGGAGATACTAGCAAAGCACATATGCCATATACGAGTACATAGTACATAGTTTGTTACATTATGCTTCATCATCGTCACACCGATAAGTCAGGCTGAACTGGCTGTTAGGAACtcattataagttaaaataacacATTGTTTCAAAGcgagtacttttaaaataattgctcCGTCCTCCTAACTTACGTTTCTGTTCATGCATTTGTATGGTCTACttacatgtataaaaatgttatatattttaacctattaataatttatatcatacaaATGGGTTTCCATTTTCCTTATTTCGACTCATGCCTATATACCatggtatatattttaaacatatattttttacttcctTTTCTCATAGCGCATTGTTTTCCTTTAATAACTGATACCTTAATGTAACTTATCTataacgttttataatttatgtatcaataaatatatgGGCATGAAGTATTATCGGTTTTAATCCTTTTTAAACGGTGTACCTATCACAATCACAGGTTGTTAAAAGAGTCTTATATATTTTGAACGATAAGGGACCTGAAGTATCATTCATGGTATGGTATACTTAAAATACCATGAAATGTCTTGCACTATCATGCAACTTATTCTTGAGGTTGTGGAAATGGAATTTGATGCAAAACTTCAATTCTATGGCAAAATCCTTCTCAAGATATCTTCCTGAGATATCAATTTTTAGAAATTCCTATGAAGAGGCACACACTATGATTCAACTTAAACATGCCAATGTGGAAGTGAAATATCATGCAGAACCTTTATAGTCCAAGCGATACATTTAAAAGCTTCTGATGtcatattatagaaataaaattgctTGTAGTCGTAGACACAACACTAATTGATGAGTGATTGTATTGCCataattattttcgtatattataaattacaagctAGTAAAGAAGTGATCATTATTCAATGTGAAGACTTCTGCAAAGTACTCTATTTCAGAAGGTCTGGTTGGTGTAGACAGTATCTAAGTATTTTATTGATAactgaaacagaaataaatacatggttataaaaagtaaaagtaatattttgcttTACATTTTGATACTAAATTCAGAAGTAATAGCAACGGTACATTTTTCTGATTAAATATTAGGCAGTACGAAGCTGTTGTTACATGAATAAAGTGGTGTGTTGCTCGctcttacaaataatatttccaGCCAGTGAACCTCGCAGTgggatttatttacattttcgtaCTTGTAGCAGATTATTCCTACAATCTATCAATATGAATAGTTTAACTCTTAACTTGAGCAATGATTGTCATTATCTATATATTGAAAGCtgcaatatttaattcaatatttactcttGAAGAAAAAAGATAGTGAAATCTAATTCTAAACGTTGTTTCGACACAAAATCCATACAGTATCATATCaaatttatcatgttttaatGTACATAATAATTTCGTAAAATGTTTATGCtcgtaataaaatacataattattattag contains these protein-coding regions:
- the LOC124366773 gene encoding glutamic acid-rich protein-like produces the protein MEENNSTKKDDDVCKGDNLTPRKIDRFLREPNEDDSDVNLSGESEVFDSDRDPEYHPSVDSDYSDTRKPRFSGLFEKRFERQGDQDNVAGPSITARDDVTSEDSEYEKLLKKKNYRKRKKAVKWATEKKKNSSKKKVTENETEQDKDEIDKTGDTSEEENKEEENYCEKDEDNNSDDDFDEDDEEENYQESQTEGKGKNKEKKRKRTAR